The genomic window ACCACTTCAGGGAAGGTAAGGTTTACTGTCTCATAAACCCGGTTATTTTCCTGGACATCCAGATAAACTTCATACTCCAGGTACTTTGCAGGCCCTGCCCCCATTACGGGGCAAAGCACGAAAAGAAGGGCAACGAGCGCAAGGGCTTTTTCCATAAGATTATGGGAGAATTCAAGTATTTAGCCAAAAAGGGCTGAAACATTACTCTACAATTACAGGCAGACGCTGGGAAATTCCCCTCAAAAGCCGTTTTAGCTCCAAAAGGTCGTCTTCAAGGCAGACTATTCTTGCCTCAAGCGGCTTTAGTTCAGGAGTCCTTACCTGCTCTATCCTGAGCCGAAGCTCGTCCCGGATTTTATCGAACTCGTCCCTTGTAGTAAGGTTCTTTAGCTTCTCATTTAGAATTATCAAAAGCTTATTCATCTCCTCATCGATTGTCTTTTCGACAACATCTCTCTTTATTCGCGCATATTCCTCTCCGAGCCGGTTTACCTGCTCGCCAAACATGTGAATCTTCTTTGACTGGGAAGCAAAATTATCCTGAAGCAGATTTTTAAGTTCTGCCTCAAGCTGCTCTCTCTGAAGCTTGTCTTCTTTGTGAAGCTCCTCGAGGGCATCGGCAAGAAAGCTCTCAATTCTCTTCGAGCGGTCCTCAAGCTTGTCTGCCTCTTCTTTTATGTTTTCCCTCAGGGCCTTATTGTGGCTGGCAGCTGCAATTTCAAGCTTGTGGCTTTCCGCTTCAAGCCGGGTTATTTCGTCTTTCATTTCCTCCCGAAGCTCGCCCCTGACTTGCTCAAGGTTCTTTTGAATGCAGTCTGACTCATCTTTGAGGTCTTTAGCCACCTTGGCTTTTGCCTCCTCAAGCGCTTGCTCAATCTTCGCCCCCCGCTCGCTAAGCCGCACTAGCTCCTGCTTGTTTTGCTTGAGTGTCTCCTCATTAAGCTGTCGTGTGGACTCGACATTTCTGCCTAGCTCAGTAAGCTCTTCAAGGTGCTTTGAGAAGTCTTTTTCAAGCGCATCAAACTTTTCAATTGAGGCCAGGACAGCGGACCGAAGCTCCCGGTAAAGCTCTTTATCCTGGGCAAGCTCCTTTCTAACCATCTCAAGCTCCTCAATGTCAGTTCTTATCTGCTTGAGCTGGTCCTCCCAATCCAGGTCGATATCCTCCGGCTTCATGCCTGCCTTTTCCAAAAGTTCCATTTTTTTGCGGCTTTCTAAAAGACCTGCCCTAAGCGAATTAATCTCCTCCCGTATCCTGCCAGCATCCGCCCCTCCGGCATCTTTCTCCAAAAGCTCCTTTTCGAGCTTTTCAAATGCCGACCGGTTGTGGGCAAGCTCATCCTTAAGCCCTATGACTGCACCCTTTACCTCTTCAAGCTCCCTATCCAACTTGTCTTTTTCAGGCAAGCTACCTACAGCTTTTTCAAGAGAGGCCTTGCCTTTGGAGAGTTCTGACTTTAGGGCATCGATTTCCTTTCTGAGCACATCAATTTCAGGAACGGACCCAGCCACAGCTTTTTCCTGGAGCTTTTTTTCGAAGCCGTCAAGAGCCAAGCGGTTCTGGGAGAGCTCATCCTTAAGCCCTCCAAGCTCTTTTTTAAGGGAAACAACTTCCCCGGAAAGCTTTTCCTTTTCAGAAAGCTTTTTTTCAAAGTCATCCAAAGCAGGATGGACTTTTGAAAGCTCTAACCTCATTTCACCGAGTTCCTTTTTTATTGGCTCAGAATCCAGCTGGCCTGCTTCCTGCACGCCCTTACTTTCCTTAACCTTCTCCAGAAGTTTTTTTTCAAGAGCCGCCATGCCCGACTTGTTTTTGGAAATTTCATCTTTCAACACTTCGATTTCTCCTTGCAGGTTGCCCTCTGCCTTACTGGCCTTCTCCTTTGAAGATAGGTCTTTCTCTAGCTTGCTAAGAGAGGACCAGTTTCTTGAAAGCTCATCCTTGAGTGAGCAGATTGACTTCTCAAGCTGCGCTACCTCTGCAGGCGTGCTGTAGCTTCCAGAAGCCCCTTTTTCTATTTTCTCGAGCGTTTTCTTTATGCCCTTGAGGGCTTTTATCTCCTTTTCGATGCCATCCAGCCGGATATCGCCTTCAGCAAGGCGCTTTTCAATCTGAAAAAAATTGAGCTTCAGCCGCTCCTTCAATCTCTCCATGTCATCTGGGAGGGTCGCAGAATCCATAAATAATATTAAAGAGGATTTAATACTAGAGAATATAATTTCCAGCCGCCCAGAAGAATATAAATATGTTTACATATAGGTATTATGGTTGCCAAGAAGAACGACACAGTTATCAAAAAAACGCAGGAAGAAACCGACCTTGAGACAATACTTGAGCAGCGGAAAGCAAGGATCAAGGTGGTTGGCGCTGGCGGGGCAGGAAACAACACTGCAACCCGGCTTGTCGAAAGCGGAGCCCCAAAGGTCGAAGTAATTGCAATTAATACTGACGCTCAGCAGCTTCTCTACAGCAAAGCTGACAAAAAGATCCTTATAGGAAAAGTCCTTACGAGAGGCCTTGGCGCAGGAGCCGACCCTCTTGTGGGCGAGGAAGCGGCAAAAGAAAGCCGCGAAGACATCAAAAAGGCGCTTACCGGCGCAGACATGGTTTTTGTCACCTGCGGGCTTGGCGGCGGAACCGGAACCGGCTCGGCGCCTGTGGTGGCTGAAACCGCAAAGAAGCTTGGAGCCCTGACCGTGGGCGTTGTCACAATGCCCTTTACCATGGAAGGCCGGCACAGGATGAATAATGCCCTTGGAGGCCTAAGCAAGCTCCAAAAGCACGTAGATACCCTTATAATTATCCCTAACGACAAGCTCCTTGAGATTGTCCCTGAAGTTTCTATTACGACCGCATTCAAGATTGCAGACGAAATTCTGGTTAACGCCGTAAGGGGGGTTACCGACCTCATAATGCAGCCAGGTCTCGTAAACCTTGACTTTGCAGATGTAAAAGCGGTCATGACTGACGGCGGGCTTGCCATGATTGGCCTGGGAAGCTCCGACACCGAAAACCGGGCAATAGAGGCCGTTGAAAGGGCCATAAACAATCCTCTTCTTGATGTTGACGTTGAAGGTGCCAGAGGCGCATTGATAAACATATGCGGCGGCTCGAGCATTACAATTAAGGAATGCCAGGAAATTGTTGAAAGAGTGTCCTCAGTCCTGGACCCCAATGCAAAGGTAATATGGGGGGCTGTCGTTGACAAGTCCCTTGGAGAAGCGGTAAACACGCTTGTAATAGTAACTGGGGTCAAGACGCTCGACAGATTTGAGGAAAAAGAGGTTATTCGCCAGACCAAGAAGAGGGAAATCGAAAACACCCTTGGTGTTGATGTGGTGGAATAAATGGAACTCGAAAATAAAATCCAGGAAATAAGAGAAGTACTAGTCGAAAATGGAAGTGATTTAGAGTTACTCCACTTTGATGAAAACGTTGGTGTCATCAAAATTGCGCTTAAGGGTGCCTGCTCATATTCTCCTTTCTCAAGGATTACCGCAACCGAGTTCATTGAAAAGAAATTGATGGAAGACCCAAAGATAAGCAAGGTCTACTTCCAGAACAGCCCATATTGAAAGGAATTATCTATCCGACGCCTATTAAACAAAATCAGACATATCTAAGCATGTCAAAAATACAGGAGCTTCTGTCAGGTCGAAATGAGAAGATAGATTATGACAAACTGATTACAGATTACCCCTGGATCGTGGAAAATGGGCATAGCTGTGTCCTAAGCCCTGACAGTGATGGGCTGCTGTGCGGGCTCCTGATGTCTGACTTTCTGGACTGGAAAATCAAGGGCTTCTACGACGGAAAAATAATGCTCCTAGAAAATGGAACCTCTGCAAAAGATTGCATATATTTGGATATGGAAATATTCAGAAAATATATCCGAAGCTTTGGCCACCATATGGTGCGCTTTAACAAGAGGGAATGCCCTGTCAATTGGGACAATTTCAGAAACTGCATACAACCAAACAACTTGAGAAACTATGATGGCTTGCATGATTTTAGAGTGAAGTACCCGCTTGGCACAATCCACATGCTCCTAGGAATATTGGGCCACAGATTTAAGATAAGTGTGCCTGAAACTGCAACCGCACCCCTATTGTTTACGGACGGAACCTTCAACGTACTATTCAAGTATCCTGAAAACGTGCTTAACTGGTTAGCATACCTAAGAGCAGACGAACCTGAAAGCCCCCTGAAAACAGTATTTATGAACGAAAAATGCACTGTTCACGCACTGATGCAGGAAATGGATAAATTTTTCAGGGAGAGGGATAACCTCAGCGTACACAATGAGCGAGGCGACCGTATGAGAATATCCTTGAAAGATGGAAGTCCCTTCAACATAGAGCTTGAAGACAAAACCGCCAACCTCTCCAAAGAAGCGGTAGAGAGGATAATAAAATTCATTCAACTGCTCTCCAAATACACGGGATGGAACTTCAAGGAATCCGCCTGGACTTGGGAGGGATTTTCACTCTACAAATTCACAAAAAGAGATTTCTCAAGAGACGGGCTAAGCGTCAATGGAAAGAACTTTAAAGGGCTCATGGAAAAAGAGCCCCTCTCATGGGCGATGACAAGCGGTCAGAACATAGAATACACGCTTGAAAACCCAAGCAAGCTACCTTAACTCCAGCTTTTTCTGGGAGTCATCAAATTCTTCCTTCAACCTCCTGTGTGCAAGGTCGCAATACTCCTGGACAGAATCAAACCCCAAAAAATTCCGCCCAAGCCGCTTTGCCGCAACAGCCGTCGAGCCGCAGCCCATGAACGGATCCAGAACAATGCCCTTGGGCGGGCAAAACACCTTGATGCAGTCACACGGAATTTTATCAGGAAAAACCGCAGGGTGTTGGCGCTTCAGGGGATTCTTGTCGCCAGCCATAAGATATTCCCACACTGTGCCAGGGCATTTCATCCCATTTATTGGGCGCTTCACTGTGCAGGTTGTAGTGCCATCCGTTCTCCTGTTGCCGCTTCCCTTCATTACCTTTCCGCCGTGCTTGGAAGGAATCTTAATTGGCTCCTTGTCAAAGTACTGTGGCTTTTTTCCCTTCAGAAAAACAGGCATGTACTCATGGTCAACCCTAAATCTTTGTTTCCACCATGCACCTTCAACGCCATGCTTCCGGTAAATCAGGCACTCAAAGAGCTTAAAGCCAAGGTTGTCGCACCAGTCCAGCACGGTCTTAAAAGTTGTGAGGGATTTTCCAAAATCCTTCGTCTGGTCCTGAATAACCATTACTGCAACTCCCCCCTCCTTAAGCACGCGATAAATCTGCTCCCCTGTCGCGTGCAAGTCAAAAGTCAGGTTCCCTTTGTAAACCCTCACACCATCATACGGCGGCGAAGTTACCACAAGGTCAACGGAATTCTTGGGGAGAAGCTTCATACCTTCGACACAATCCATACAATGCACTTTTCCAAGCTCCAAACCCCCCAGAAGGTTAGTTTTAACAGCCATTTTCACTCAACTCCTTTCTCATAAACTCCTCGATTTTTCTGGATAAAATCAAGCAATTGGCTTTGCAATAATCCTGGTACTTGTCATAAACCAAGCCATCTATGCTTAGGGCAACCGTTTTTCGTACCATATAAATATATATGAGTTCATATATAAAAGCTTGACCCTTGTTCAAAAGCCAAATGATTATATACTTCCCCGGAGAAGAGTGATTTATGCTGGTCAGCACTCTTGTAAGCTCCGGGTGCCTGCGGACGCCCCGGATAATCGATGCCTTTCGCAAAATAAGGCGGGAGGATTTTCTGCCGCCCGAGATTAAGCATTTGTCGCCGCTAAATGCCCCGCTTCCAATCGGGGAAGGCCAGACCATCTCACAGCCCCTGACAGTCGCATTTATGTTCGAGCTTCTGGCGCCTGGTGCTGGGGACAGGATTCTGGATGTCGGGTCGGGTTCCGGATGGACTGCCGCGCTTTTGTCTGAAATCGTTGGCAAAAGCGGAAAAGTCTATGCCATCGAAATACTCCCGAAAATCAAGGATTTTGGCGAGAAAAACGCAGCCAAATACGGCTTTGCCAAAAAGGGAATCCTGAAGTTCCACCTTGGAGACGGCACAGCGGGGATTAAGGAAAAAGCGCCTTTCGACAAAATTCTAGTTTCCGCTTCCGCGCCTAATGTGCCCGGCTCCCTGAAAGACCAGCTTAAAATCGGGGGAGTGATGGTGATACCTGTGAAAAACAGTATCTTAAGGATTACAAAAAAGGAAGAAAATTGCTTTCTCCGGGAAGAATACCCGGGGTTTGTTTTTGTGCCCTTAATCAGTAAAAGTCAAGCCCCAAAAACTTCCTGAAAACAAGCGTCGAAAGTACTGAGACCATTATGAAGACCCCAAACCAGCCGATTTGCGCCCCAATAAACGGCAAAGCGACAGGCAGGGTGACTACAAGCGCCTCAAAAGCGCTGGACAAAAACACCACTGCAAGGAGCACAGGAAGCGAGGAAAGCATCATTGGCTTCATAGTCAGACCAAGCATCTTCTTTTGAAGATCTATCTGCTTTGAAAGCTTTGACAATTTCTTTTCCTCGGACTTTGTTTCTTTTATCTCCTTTTCAAGCTTCTTGATGTCTGCTTTTATTGACCTGACGAGATCAAGGTCTACCAGGCGTTTCTGTATAAGCAAAGTCAAAAGCGAAAGCCCTGACGTGCCCAAAACAAGCATCCAAAGTTCCGTAACCATAACTTAAAAACCAAATATATATACCACACACAACCAATTAAAACAGCTAAAAAGATTATTTTCCAATCTACTTATGGGCTCGTAGTCCAGCTCGGTTAAGACGTCTCCTTGACATGAAGCTTTTCTTTTCAAAGAAAAGCCCCAGGCGCAAAAGAAACCGAATTCCTGCTTCGCAGGGATAATTTCCGCGCATGGCTCAAAATGGAGAAGATCCCCAGTTCAAATGAAGCTTTTTCTTGCAAGAAAAAGCTCCATGACCAAAAAGAAGCAGATTCGTGCTTCACACAATAAAAATGAAAATCTGGGCGGGCCCATATATTCAAAATATTTTGGAACTGTTTTCTTGAGGGGGCCTGACGGCGGCCCATTTTTCTTAAATTTTTGATAAATTCAACTGAGTTATGGACCAAAAAGAGCTTGACAAAAAAATCTCACAAATTGCCGAAGAATCGGAAAAGATTATGGTTTCCTGCCCGAGAGCGGCCCACCATTTCGAGCACATAAAACGGGTGCTGAAGCTTGGCCTGGAGATTGGAAAAGAGGAAGGCGCAGACATGGCAATACTCAAGCCGGCGATATTGATGCATGACCTTGGCAGAACATGCGAAGACGGAAAGACCCACCACTCAAAATTCTCAGTAGACGTCGCAAAAAAAGTACTTGAAAAGGTGGACTACCCCAAAGAATACTGGGGGCCAATACTGTACGCAATCGAAAACCATTCCTGGAGAAGCACTGCCGAGAGAAAGGAGGCGCAAATACTGCAGGACGCTGACAAGCTGGATGCAATCGGAGCGATTGGCCTGGCACGCGGCTTTGCCTTCGGCGGCTCGAACAACTGGCCTGAGTATAACCCAGAGGACCCATTTCTCAAACAGGACCGGCCGATGGAAAACTATACGGTAGACCATATATACTGGAAGATACTGAGGCTGAAGCGAAAAATGCACACCAAAAAAGGAAAGGAACTCGCAGAAGAAAGGGAAAAATTCGTCAGGGAATTTCTCGACAGGATGGAAAAAGAACTCAATGGAGAACTATAAAACCCACCAAAATGCTTGCCGGAGACCTAAATCTGCTTCAAAAGCTTGTCACAGTCCTTTATTATCGAGTCGCAGGCATCCTCTATCGCCTTTTTATTGTTTTTGCCTTCAACCAACATCTCCGCTTTTCCCAAAAAAGGGTGCTTTGTGCCGTAAGCGGCCCTTTCTACGCCTTTCTGCTCCCAAATCCTCTCGACGAGAAGGTTCAGAATGGTTGCAGATTCGTCGGTCTCGAGGACTACCTTTCCCTCCTTACTCTCAACAATTCTCATAAAGTATTTTAAAAAATTAAAGCTATATAATGGCAACGGTTTCAGAATTGGTGAAAAAGGAAGCAAAGCTTCAAAAACTTGCAAGTAAAGAGACTCCACAGAACATAATGGGAAATATCCCTTTCGAGAAGATAAAGGAGATTGCAAAGAACAGGGAAATGCCAGGAAATACGCTTGAAGCCAAAATCCGGCAGATTGTCGGAACGTGCATGTCTTACAGGATAACCATCGACGGAAAAGACCCGAGGGAATTCAAGCATTACGGGCTTAAGGAGTAATTTTAAGGTTTTGGCAGGTTTAAAGCGCCAGGGGTTGCCCTAGGGCTCTTAGAGGATCAGCCAAATACAGAAAAAAAGATATAGGATTCTTACAAGTAACATAATGCGCACTTCAGCAATAAGCGGATTCAGCCGGATGCCGCTTGAGGAAAAGATAAGGGTAGTTGAGAAGTTTTCGGGGCTTGACAGCGAAGACCTCAAAATCCTGGAAACTTACAGAAAGCTCCCCGACTACTCGGAGCTTGAAAACAATATCGGGCCATTCAAGATTGCGACAAACTTCCTTGTAAACGGAAGGGACATTCTTGTCCCCATGGAAACTGAAGAGCCCTCAGTTGTCGCTGCTGCTTCGAGAGGGGCAAAGCTTGCGCGGCAGGGGGGCGGGTTTACCGGCGGCTACCTGGAATCAAAAACCGTCGGTATTGTGCAGCTGATTGATATCCCGGAGCTGGAAGAAGCAATAAGGAACATTTCCCGGAAAAAGCAGGAAATCCTGAGAGATGCTAACCGGACAAATGCTTTCATTTTTGAAAGGGGCGGAGGGGCAAAAGACCTGGAGGTAAAAACAGTTGAGACCGAAAAAGGAAAGCACCTTGTTGCATACCTAACCGTCGACACGCTTGACGCGATGGGGGCAAACATCATAAACACTATGCTTGAGGAAATCGCGCCTTATCTGTCGGAGCTTTCGGGAGGAAGGCCCAACCTGAAAATTGTGTCAAACTTTGCGCCAAGGCGCGTTGTGAAAATGTGCTGCAAAATCCCAATCGAAAAGCTCGCAATAGAGGATTTTCCGGGCGAAGAGGTTGCAAAAAGAATTGTCCAGGCAACGGCCCTTGCAAAGGTGGACGTTTACCGGGGCTCAACACATAACAAGGGGGCAATGAATGGAATAGATGCCGTAGTTCTTGCAACCGGAAATGACTTTAGGGCCGTTGAGGCGGGAGTTCATAGCTACGCCGCAAGAAACGGAAAATATACCGCCATAACCGACTGGTGGCTTGACGGAAATTACATTAACGGAAAAATAGAAGTGCCCCTTGTCATTGGAACCGTGGGCGGCGCGACAGGGACAAAGAAGGGGCGGCTTGCTCTAAAGATACTTGGAATTAAAAAGGCAGAAGAGCTTGGCGCAATATGCGCGTCAGTCGGCCTTTCCAATAACTTTGCGGCAACTTCCGCCATAGTTTCTGTTGGAATACAGAAGGGGCACATGAAGATTCACCGTAAGTTTCTTGAAGGGAAGCCAAAATAATGACTGAACTGACCTTCTTTGCCCACGGAACAACAACCGACAATGAAGCGGGGCTTGCTACGGGCTGGAACGGTGGGGAATTGTCTGAACTCGGCAAAAGGCAGTCCGAAGACCTGGAAAAAGCAATAGCTGAAAAGTTTGATTTAGTTTTCTGCTCGGACCTCAAAAGGGCCATTGATTCTGCCGAAATTGCTTTTGGAAAAAAATACCAAGTAATCCCTGACAGGCGGCTGAGAGAGGTTAATTATGGCAATCTTACCGGAACAGAGTTTTCTGCTTTCAGCGAAAAGCTTGCTGACTTTATAGATGCCAAATTTCCCGGGGGTGAAAGCTACAAGGACGTTGAAAAAAGGGTTTCAGAGTTTTTGGGAGTTCTGAAAACAAATTATCCTGGAAAGAAAATCGCGATTGTTTCCCACCAGGGGCCGCAGCTTGCCCTTGAAGTCCTGATAAACAAAAAGAGCTGGAAAGAGGCACTCAGTGAAGATTGGAGAAGGAAAAAAGACTGGAAGCCCGGATGGAAATATGTCCTTTCAGACTGATTAAAGCAAAACGGTCATTTAAACCTTTTGACAATGTTTACATGCCCGTCCTCATCCCAGGAGCCAAGGCCAACAGTATTCAGTGCGGGGATAATCTTTATATCAGGATATAGTTTCCTAAGCGCATGAATGCTTGCGTCGCAGCCAAGAACAACCGCGACATCTCCGCCAAGCATCACTTCTCCAAGGTGCTTTATTCCACAGGGCATTCCTACGAGCGCCTGGCATACAATATTGTAGCCCTCCTGCTGAAGCTTGAAGGAAATTGCTTCCATCCCTTCTTTTCCCCCAGTTTCGCATTTTCTGGCGCATGTGTTGCAGGACACCACACAAATCCTATCATCTTTTCCAAGCTCATCTGTGATTGTGTCAAAGGGTTTTAATTCTGTAACAATCATAAACATTAACGATTTATATTAGCTTTAAGTACTCTGCTATAAGTCAATTGTCTAAGTCTGCCAAAATAGGTTATTTTGTTCTCTAAACTTATGCTGATAAGAAAGGAAGAGTCAGTTCCAAAAAAGGCCGGAGAAAGACATACTGTGTGGGAATATGAATTTCCGTATAAAGACCTGGGATTCGCAACCGCCTATATGGACGGCAGGTACCCCGAGCAGAATCAAATAGTAAATTCTAAGTGCGACGAAGTCTATT from Candidatus Aenigmatarchaeota archaeon includes these protein-coding regions:
- a CDS encoding histidine phosphatase family protein, with protein sequence MTELTFFAHGTTTDNEAGLATGWNGGELSELGKRQSEDLEKAIAEKFDLVFCSDLKRAIDSAEIAFGKKYQVIPDRRLREVNYGNLTGTEFSAFSEKLADFIDAKFPGGESYKDVEKRVSEFLGVLKTNYPGKKIAIVSHQGPQLALEVLINKKSWKEALSEDWRRKKDWKPGWKYVLSD
- a CDS encoding hydroxymethylglutaryl-CoA reductase, degradative, whose protein sequence is MRTSAISGFSRMPLEEKIRVVEKFSGLDSEDLKILETYRKLPDYSELENNIGPFKIATNFLVNGRDILVPMETEEPSVVAAASRGAKLARQGGGFTGGYLESKTVGIVQLIDIPELEEAIRNISRKKQEILRDANRTNAFIFERGGGAKDLEVKTVETEKGKHLVAYLTVDTLDAMGANIINTMLEEIAPYLSELSGGRPNLKIVSNFAPRRVVKMCCKIPIEKLAIEDFPGEEVAKRIVQATALAKVDVYRGSTHNKGAMNGIDAVVLATGNDFRAVEAGVHSYAARNGKYTAITDWWLDGNYINGKIEVPLVIGTVGGATGTKKGRLALKILGIKKAEELGAICASVGLSNNFAATSAIVSVGIQKGHMKIHRKFLEGKPK
- the pcm gene encoding protein-L-isoaspartate O-methyltransferase; the protein is MLVSTLVSSGCLRTPRIIDAFRKIRREDFLPPEIKHLSPLNAPLPIGEGQTISQPLTVAFMFELLAPGAGDRILDVGSGSGWTAALLSEIVGKSGKVYAIEILPKIKDFGEKNAAKYGFAKKGILKFHLGDGTAGIKEKAPFDKILVSASAPNVPGSLKDQLKIGGVMVIPVKNSILRITKKEENCFLREEYPGFVFVPLISKSQAPKTS
- a CDS encoding site-specific DNA-methyltransferase, producing MAVKTNLLGGLELGKVHCMDCVEGMKLLPKNSVDLVVTSPPYDGVRVYKGNLTFDLHATGEQIYRVLKEGGVAVMVIQDQTKDFGKSLTTFKTVLDWCDNLGFKLFECLIYRKHGVEGAWWKQRFRVDHEYMPVFLKGKKPQYFDKEPIKIPSKHGGKVMKGSGNRRTDGTTTCTVKRPINGMKCPGTVWEYLMAGDKNPLKRQHPAVFPDKIPCDCIKVFCPPKGIVLDPFMGCGSTAVAAKRLGRNFLGFDSVQEYCDLAHRRLKEEFDDSQKKLELR
- the ftsZ gene encoding cell division protein FtsZ, which codes for MVAKKNDTVIKKTQEETDLETILEQRKARIKVVGAGGAGNNTATRLVESGAPKVEVIAINTDAQQLLYSKADKKILIGKVLTRGLGAGADPLVGEEAAKESREDIKKALTGADMVFVTCGLGGGTGTGSAPVVAETAKKLGALTVGVVTMPFTMEGRHRMNNALGGLSKLQKHVDTLIIIPNDKLLEIVPEVSITTAFKIADEILVNAVRGVTDLIMQPGLVNLDFADVKAVMTDGGLAMIGLGSSDTENRAIEAVERAINNPLLDVDVEGARGALINICGGSSITIKECQEIVERVSSVLDPNAKVIWGAVVDKSLGEAVNTLVIVTGVKTLDRFEEKEVIRQTKKREIENTLGVDVVE
- a CDS encoding NifU family protein: MELENKIQEIREVLVENGSDLELLHFDENVGVIKIALKGACSYSPFSRITATEFIEKKLMEDPKISKVYFQNSPY
- a CDS encoding HD domain-containing protein gives rise to the protein MDQKELDKKISQIAEESEKIMVSCPRAAHHFEHIKRVLKLGLEIGKEEGADMAILKPAILMHDLGRTCEDGKTHHSKFSVDVAKKVLEKVDYPKEYWGPILYAIENHSWRSTAERKEAQILQDADKLDAIGAIGLARGFAFGGSNNWPEYNPEDPFLKQDRPMENYTVDHIYWKILRLKRKMHTKKGKELAEEREKFVREFLDRMEKELNGEL